A window of Hordeum vulgare subsp. vulgare chromosome 5H, MorexV3_pseudomolecules_assembly, whole genome shotgun sequence genomic DNA:
tttttgcaaatataCATTTATCCATGCTGACTGAGAATGGACGGATGATCAAGCTGCAGGCCCTGGCTGCATGGTGCTGCTGATGGACTGCACCTGCGTCTTGCCGCTGGGACCCTTGGTTCGCATGTACTTGCGGTAGTCGTCGAAGGTGACGGCCTTGTGGTACAGCGCCGGCGACCCCGGGCCGACGAGCTCGCTCGCTGGCGCGACGGGGAGGTCGCCTCGAGGGTTGCAGAAGAAGGCGATGGTGAAGCGTTCCTTGTCGGAGTTGGCCAGCGCACGGTGCTCCACGCTCCTGTAACGCCCGTTGCTCATGATCTGGAAAATCACACCAAAGATGTTTTAGAAGCTTCAGAATCAAGCTAGTTTCCGTAGGAGTCTCTGCTGTCTCTTTCATTCAGCTTCTCTGTGCATGCATGCACAGATGCACTCATGTAATCATCTTTTTCACGTATCTGGACTGCATCTGCATGGCACGCTACTGTGTGTGTAGTGTAACTGCCATCTTCTGGTCTGATGCGTGTATATGCAGATCATGCATGTCAACAAACTACTAAACTTAGTGCAGCTAGCAAGGGCAAGATCTAGCAGAGCAGCATACTAGTATATTGATCAGTGAAGCAGTTCAGTAGTTCAGTACATGTATATGTCGAAACTTCAGAAAATGTACAAGCTAGCTAGATCTATATAGAAGGTTTTAAATGtgttccttccctttttcttttagctCCACCTTCTATCGCCCCCGTAACGATCAAAGGAGGCCATAAATTCATTTGACCATGAGAGTTAGGCGCATAACAACATGTAAAAGCTGTTAACCATAATTCACCGCGATGCTTAAACAGGCACGCATCCAATGTATGTATGCTGGTCAACTTGAATTAAAATAAAAATCCTTTGATTTGTTGTACTAAATCTGTAAATCAGCGACTATTAATATGGATCAGAGGGAGTAGCATAATTCATACAAAAACAAGGATCTTATCAAGTGCAGTACATGCATAGGGTTAGCTTCATACTATCCGAATTCTATATTGTATTTAATCTCTTGCAAAGAAGCCAAGAATATATGGTATTCTTGACTTCCTTATGGATGCAAACAAATTGACATTAATTCCACACGTTAGCTTCTTCAGCACAAATATATAGTGATTGGGTGTAATGAGAACGTTGCTACTTTAGACAAGATAATCGAAGATACATATCACATCAGATTGACAGAAAAAAGTAAGTAGGCCACAGGGATCACCTGAATCTGATCACCAACGTTTACGAGGAAGGAACCTGGGACTGGTTGCACGGTGACCCATGCGTCTCCTTTGCGTACCTGGGTCCCCTCGACGTTATCATCAGCGAGGAGCAAGGTGATGCCACCGGGGTCAGAGTGAGATGACAGACCAAGAGTGAGCTCAGGCTGTGGGCATCTTGGATAGTAGTTCACACGCATGGTAGCCGAGATGCCATCACTGCCACCAAAAGCATTATGGAGGTAGTCCTCCTCCAACCCTAAGCTACTGGACATAGCCTTGAGCAGGACTTGACAGAGACTTATTAGTTGGCATGCATACTTCTCAGTGGCTTCCCTGCATAAATACCAAAACAAAATCAAATATggacaaataaaataggaaactgTGTAACCAAACATATCATGAAACTCTAAACTGCAAGAATTTATAAAGAACGAGAATAATTAAAAAGAAACAATTAAACAGTGTTTTCTTTACGAAAAGATTTATCTACCTCAGGCCAGTAGGAATTTTTGGCCACTTGTCAAGGTTCCTGATATCACTTGGGAAGAGATTAAGGAAGTAATAGTCACTCCAATCCAAGATTGCCCCTTTCTCAACTCCAAGGCGGCTCCCATATCCCTCGTATGTTATCGGTAAGTTTGCATGTACCTTCTTCTCTTCCATGGGGAGGTCAAAGAACTCCCTCCATGCACTTCTCATCCTCCTCACAGCCTCCATgtccacatcatggttcactaacTGGAAGAAACCCCAATCCTTGCATGCAGATGCTATTGCTTTTAGCATTTCTTGGTGATGTTCAGGGGCATTAGAGAAGCTGGCAAGATCGATAACTGGGATAGTGAGATTTGGGTCATTTGTGACACCACTAGGACGCTCAGATGGAGGCTTGATGTACTGTTGTGGCACGGTGCTCGTACCAGAGTTGGAAAGAGTTTGCACTTGTACAATGGGTTCTGGCCAGTCAAGCAGATTGCTACTTGCCATGGTGGGAGTGATAGGTCTTGGTTTGGTTATGAGAAGAGGGTGTGTgtgtttatatagggaaaggATATGTGATGTAAGAGGTTAAATCACAATGCATTTAGTGCAATTCATGCGATTGGAAGGATATATATGTACAGATTGGACAAGATTATGCCCACATTAAGAGATATGCCTCATTTATTGTCCGAATATTAATAAAATCTTTTGGATAAGCATATAACTAAAATCTTTTGGATACAGTTTGATATGCAATGAATGGAAGATACAATTCTTTGGATACAGCTTCATATGCCATTAATGGAAGAT
This region includes:
- the LOC123398125 gene encoding jasmonate-induced oxygenase 4-like isoform X1; protein product: MASSNLLDWPEPIVQVQTLSNSGTSTVPQQYIKPPSERPSGVTNDPNLTIPVIDLASFSNAPEHHQEMLKAIASACKDWGFFQLVNHDVDMEAVRRMRSAWREFFDLPMEEKKVHANLPITYEGYGSRLGVEKGAILDWSDYYFLNLFPSDIRNLDKWPKIPTGLREATEKYACQLISLCQVLLKAMSSSLGLEEDYLHNAFGGSDGISATMRVNYYPRCPQPELTLGLSSHSDPGGITLLLADDNVEGTQVRKGDAWVTVQPVPGSFLVNVGDQIQIMSNGRYRSVEHRALANSDKERFTIAFFCNPRGDLPVAPASELVGPGSPALYHKAVTFDDYRKYMRTKGPSGKTQVQSISSTMQPGPAA
- the LOC123398125 gene encoding jasmonate-induced oxygenase 4-like isoform X2; this encodes MLKAIASACKDWGFFQLVNHDVDMEAVRRMRSAWREFFDLPMEEKKVHANLPITYEGYGSRLGVEKGAILDWSDYYFLNLFPSDIRNLDKWPKIPTGLREATEKYACQLISLCQVLLKAMSSSLGLEEDYLHNAFGGSDGISATMRVNYYPRCPQPELTLGLSSHSDPGGITLLLADDNVEGTQVRKGDAWVTVQPVPGSFLVNVGDQIQIMSNGRYRSVEHRALANSDKERFTIAFFCNPRGDLPVAPASELVGPGSPALYHKAVTFDDYRKYMRTKGPSGKTQVQSISSTMQPGPAA